A region of Bacillota bacterium DNA encodes the following proteins:
- the mtaB gene encoding tRNA (N(6)-L-threonylcarbamoyladenosine(37)-C(2))-methylthiotransferase MtaB → MIRVAFATLGCKVNQYETQRIIDTFEEQGFAIAGFDEPAELYVINSCSVTQLAEKKSLQMVRRAARQNPGARVVLTGCMAQFTLLRGETVAEAALIVPNTDKMRTVHYVLEAFPDIREHVARDPAPPVLRNPYERTRAVVKIQDGCNVCCSFCSIPYTRPRMFSRPYREVLDEIRRLVDEGFKEVVLTGVLIGSYGEETGSGGPDLAELLQRMARIDGLERIRISSIELTQVTDRLIEVCASEPKVCPHLHIPLQSGDDGILQAMNRPYRQQDVLALAEKLYSRIPDLAITTDIMVGFPGEDEAAFEQTCQVVEAVQYARAHIFRFSPRPGTPAAQMADQVPDHEKERRSQQLANLCRRYRERFVVARLGRTLRVLVEGKQSKGGLMRGLTDNYIPVEFAGGAHLAGQLVWVRLLETTDEGALGELVTTSSGGHEDGGLHLLPHRAEADTVHLRVRG, encoded by the coding sequence ATGATTCGCGTTGCTTTCGCCACGCTGGGCTGCAAAGTCAACCAGTACGAGACACAGCGCATCATCGATACCTTCGAGGAGCAGGGCTTCGCCATCGCAGGTTTCGATGAGCCTGCGGAGCTCTACGTCATTAACTCCTGTTCGGTGACGCAGTTGGCGGAAAAGAAGTCCCTGCAGATGGTGCGTCGCGCTGCCCGCCAGAATCCGGGCGCGCGGGTGGTGTTGACCGGCTGTATGGCACAGTTCACGCTCCTGCGCGGGGAGACGGTTGCCGAAGCTGCTCTCATTGTGCCCAACACCGATAAAATGCGCACGGTGCACTATGTGCTGGAAGCCTTCCCCGACATCCGTGAGCATGTAGCACGAGACCCTGCTCCACCCGTGCTGCGTAATCCCTACGAGCGCACCCGTGCGGTGGTCAAGATTCAGGACGGCTGTAACGTGTGCTGTTCCTTCTGTTCCATCCCTTACACTCGCCCGCGCATGTTCAGCCGTCCGTATAGGGAAGTACTGGACGAGATACGCCGGCTGGTCGATGAGGGCTTCAAGGAGGTGGTGCTGACCGGCGTGCTGATAGGCTCCTATGGAGAGGAGACCGGCAGCGGTGGACCCGACCTCGCCGAACTGCTGCAGCGGATGGCGCGAATCGACGGGCTGGAGCGAATCCGGATCAGCTCCATCGAGCTCACACAGGTCACGGACAGGCTGATCGAAGTGTGCGCCAGCGAGCCAAAGGTGTGCCCGCATCTGCACATCCCCCTGCAAAGCGGGGATGACGGCATCCTGCAGGCGATGAACCGACCGTACCGTCAGCAGGACGTGCTGGCTCTCGCGGAAAAACTATATTCACGGATACCCGACCTTGCCATCACCACCGACATCATGGTGGGCTTCCCGGGCGAGGACGAAGCTGCTTTCGAGCAGACCTGCCAGGTGGTGGAAGCCGTACAGTACGCACGGGCACACATCTTTCGCTTCAGCCCGCGTCCGGGCACGCCTGCTGCGCAGATGGCAGACCAGGTGCCTGACCATGAAAAGGAGCGACGTAGCCAGCAACTGGCGAATCTGTGCCGCAGGTATCGCGAACGGTTTGTCGTGGCGCGGCTGGGCAGAACCCTGCGTGTGCTGGTAGAGGGCAAGCAGAGTAAAGGCGGCTTGATGAGGGGTCTAACCGATAACTACATTCCCGTGGAGTTCGCCGGCGGCGCACACCTCGCCGGGCAACTGGTGTGGGTGCGTCTGCTGGAGACGACCGACGAGGGAGCACTGGGTGAGCTGGTCACCACGTCTTCAGGAGGGCATGAGGATGGAGGATTGCATCTTTTGCCGCATCGCGCAGAAGC
- a CDS encoding iron-containing alcohol dehydrogenase: MFDFTFHNPTKILFGKNAIERMGAEIPTDARILMTYGGGSIKRNGVYERVMDVLKGKRVTEFGGIEPNPRYETLMPAVELVRREKIDFLLAVGGGSVLDGTKFIAAAVPFEGDPWDILEKRAEVRKALPIGAVLTLPGTGSEMNGNAVITRWEKKAKLAFYSPLVYPRFAALDPQTTFSLPPRQTANGIVDAFVHVMEQYLTYPVNPPLQDRMAEAILLTLIEQAPKVLENPTDYDTRANIMWCAAMALNGIIGVGVAQDWATHAIGHEITALYDIDHARTLAIVLPGVMEVRRREKREKLLQYAERVWGIREGDEDSRIDEAIERTREFFESVGIPTRLSAYGIGAEAIPAIVQQLRAHGMTALGEHGDITPEVAARILERCL, encoded by the coding sequence ATGTTTGACTTCACGTTCCATAACCCAACGAAAATCCTGTTTGGCAAGAATGCCATCGAGCGTATGGGGGCGGAGATACCCACCGATGCGCGCATCCTGATGACATACGGGGGCGGCAGCATCAAGCGCAATGGCGTCTACGAACGGGTGATGGACGTTTTGAAAGGCAAGAGGGTGACCGAGTTCGGTGGTATCGAGCCAAACCCGCGCTACGAAACGCTGATGCCCGCAGTGGAGCTGGTGCGTCGTGAAAAGATAGATTTCCTGCTGGCTGTCGGGGGCGGCTCGGTGCTGGACGGCACGAAGTTCATCGCCGCGGCGGTTCCTTTTGAGGGAGACCCCTGGGATATTCTGGAGAAACGGGCGGAGGTGCGGAAAGCCCTACCCATCGGTGCGGTGTTGACTCTGCCGGGCACTGGCTCCGAAATGAACGGCAACGCGGTCATCACGCGCTGGGAGAAGAAGGCGAAACTGGCTTTTTACTCGCCGCTGGTATACCCGCGTTTTGCCGCGCTGGACCCGCAGACCACCTTTTCCCTGCCGCCACGCCAGACCGCCAACGGTATCGTGGACGCCTTCGTGCATGTGATGGAGCAGTATCTGACCTATCCGGTGAATCCCCCGTTGCAGGACCGGATGGCAGAGGCGATTCTGCTGACCCTTATCGAACAGGCTCCGAAAGTGCTGGAGAACCCTACCGATTACGATACACGCGCCAACATCATGTGGTGTGCGGCGATGGCGTTAAACGGCATCATCGGTGTGGGAGTGGCACAGGACTGGGCGACCCATGCAATTGGGCACGAGATAACCGCTCTGTACGATATCGACCATGCCCGCACGCTGGCGATCGTGCTGCCGGGAGTCATGGAGGTCAGGCGTCGGGAGAAGCGGGAGAAGCTCCTGCAGTATGCAGAGCGGGTGTGGGGCATTCGTGAAGGAGATGAGGATAGCCGCATCGATGAGGCTATAGAACGCACTCGCGAGTTTTTCGAGAGCGTGGGTATTCCCACCCGTCTGTCGGCGTACGGCATCGGGGCGGAGGCTATTCCGGCGATTGTGCAGCAGTTGCGCGCGCACGGAATGACCGCGCTGGGCGAGCACGGCGACATCACGCCCGAGGTGGCGGCGCGGATTCTGGAACGTTGCCTGTAG
- a CDS encoding alcohol dehydrogenase catalytic domain-containing protein, giving the protein MLAAVLSDFNQLELREVPTPEPGPGEVLVRIKACGFCATDYKAIKGIRRNVRFPLIPGHEPAGVVAAVGAGVKHVKEGDEVIVQPSGFCGTCPYCRTGLHHYCPHSFVTGGDGPEDVRPGSFAEYTVTAATSVYPNPKHISFDAACQTEPVSGAWKGVIHTSQMQLGDDVVVIGTGGIGMYCLMVAKAAGAGRLIAIDISDYALETARRLGATHTINPLREDAKTAVYDILPDGPDVIIEAAGPIEAVKLMVSLLRRGTRWNVFGITTHETFELDGGLMHFLEARMDASFGTNPLAMQKAIRLIERGLVDPEKVISHRFPLTDIHKAVEVMASRERNKVIIYP; this is encoded by the coding sequence ATGTTAGCTGCGGTTTTATCCGATTTCAACCAGCTGGAGCTGCGCGAAGTGCCCACGCCCGAGCCGGGCCCGGGTGAGGTGCTGGTGCGCATTAAAGCGTGCGGATTCTGTGCTACCGATTACAAAGCCATTAAGGGCATTCGGCGCAACGTGCGGTTCCCGCTCATCCCGGGGCACGAACCGGCGGGTGTAGTGGCTGCGGTCGGTGCCGGCGTGAAGCACGTCAAAGAGGGCGACGAGGTGATTGTGCAGCCGAGCGGTTTCTGCGGCACCTGTCCGTACTGCCGCACGGGACTGCATCACTACTGTCCGCATTCCTTCGTCACTGGCGGCGACGGACCGGAAGATGTGCGCCCCGGCAGCTTTGCGGAGTACACCGTGACCGCCGCGACATCGGTCTATCCCAATCCAAAGCACATCAGCTTTGACGCCGCCTGCCAGACCGAGCCGGTGAGCGGTGCGTGGAAGGGTGTCATTCACACCTCGCAGATGCAGCTGGGTGACGATGTGGTGGTGATTGGCACGGGCGGTATCGGTATGTACTGCCTGATGGTGGCGAAGGCGGCGGGTGCAGGGCGTTTAATAGCCATTGATATCAGCGACTACGCGCTGGAGACTGCCCGACGGCTCGGCGCGACGCACACCATCAATCCCCTGCGCGAGGACGCCAAAACCGCCGTCTATGACATCCTGCCCGATGGCCCCGACGTGATTATCGAAGCAGCGGGACCCATCGAGGCGGTGAAACTGATGGTCAGCCTGCTGAGGCGGGGTACACGCTGGAACGTTTTCGGCATTACCACCCACGAGACTTTTGAACTCGACGGCGGTCTGATGCACTTTTTAGAGGCGCGTATGGACGCCAGCTTCGGCACGAACCCGCTGGCGATGCAGAAAGCCATCCGCCTGATTGAACGCGGGCTGGTGGACCCTGAGAAGGTGATATCGCACCGCTTTCCGCTGACAGACATCCACAAAGCAGTGGAAGTGATGGCAAGCCGGGAGCGCAACAAGGTTATTATTTATCCCTGA
- a CDS encoding S8 family serine peptidase — protein sequence MAKGQWLARALGFLWGVLLVLPMGRVAPAQEETNIPALTSLVARASLRAAVEKQQAEEWARQHGLPVRRKLPNGAIMEIMAVRDGVPIYYVTKGLESAESLSVDELWPGGSTGLNLTGAGITLGVWDAGSVDPTHPEFRGRLRIRDGAEADDHGTHVGGIMAAAGVNPAAKGMAYAATLDSYDWNNDFAEMADAARAGLLVSNHSYGPPAGWILDFMWLGDTSISQREDWKFGYYGDWDRTWDEIAYNAPYYTICVALGNDRGEGPVSQPVQHYHTDGRLYNDSHDIDGGATGYDTTPVGATGKNSIIVGAVHPIPGGYAGSGSVRMSDFSGWGPTDDGRIKPDLVGIGVKVFSPVIGGYDIYEGTSMAAPSVAGALGLLIQHYRQTHGGTNMRSGTLKALAIHTADECGPADGPDYMFGWGILNARTAAEVISLSARNPYAIQERTLRNGETHTVRVVSDGSQPLKVTIVWTDPPGTPPPVSLDPPDRMLVNDLDLRVTNGTTTYLPWVLNPLNPAAPATTGDNVVDNVEQVVVPNPQAGVYTITVTHKGILRPAGRQAYSMIVTGAVTHTLDVTSSDPDSGVAITVTPNDINGQGDGTTPFSRVYDGGVQVTLTAPATAPNDNVFIKWVRNGADFSTNRTITLTMDADYQLKAVYEFISPVPVLLQPAPGAVVSPTPTFRMKATSSPGSRMKYKVVIWRGDEQVAVFDQTTDTTGWSKPDYASGEEAALTVPAAQALPNGSLQWQAFAYDGVRWSEGSAKRAMVVNRMPGAPTLISPDANAIVLGTPTLKVQASDIDTTDVLKFRIVFTRDNTTVATFDQTVDATGWNKSGYASGEEATLTIPANRALNPGIYQWQAFAYDGKQWSEGSESRTIIVNSPPAAPELLEPAGNAFVAYTPTFRLRATDANSDSLQYKIVLKQAGQVVATFDQSEDATGWSKSSYASGETAVFTVPAGAALTKGAYQWQAFAYDGKQWSSGSWERSFTVDQAPEAPEILAPAAGAVTSATPEFRLRSTDADLSDGLRYKLVLTRGGQQVAVYDQTVDSTGWSKSSYDSGETAVFRVPASNALSAGTYQLVAYASDGQQWSNSASRSFKVSVRVPSRLVGVGTFAVNLVLPDSSKGGIGIADVPVKAWDAATQSYVDAGNNLLVGVGYWFSAAQPVTVSLAGNELPISFPIALRRGWNFIASTSANPIVWDVDGIKVRRQGEEVTLRQARQAGWIEDHAWGWVQDGANPATGRYVLVYDPLRIPGAVNTIEPWRGYWVFAHEECQLLLNPSDGIIPNSTRATSQHTGAWAVRLQVQTASGSAEAILGASRADSITIGLPPEPPVTSSEPKLVLMRDGEPLAVDVRANSRANSPWEIEVHVPASSETTATLQWQGVHTAPRTVNPVLVDLQTGERKFLRTTSLHTFAVSRQGGVYRFRVEMTPQGSLLRLSQLRVSGGRIAGGSYTISFNLSASAQVEVNVFSAGKLVRRLTNGVTRSAGIQQITWDGRDANGIALPAGSYIVEVRATGVDGQVVRSAIPVTLTR from the coding sequence ATGGCAAAAGGTCAGTGGCTTGCTCGTGCACTTGGGTTCTTGTGGGGTGTTCTGCTTGTCTTGCCGATGGGTCGTGTCGCCCCGGCGCAAGAGGAAACCAATATTCCCGCACTGACCTCTCTGGTAGCACGAGCCTCGTTACGAGCAGCCGTCGAGAAACAACAGGCAGAGGAATGGGCGAGGCAACACGGCCTGCCCGTGCGCCGCAAACTCCCCAACGGCGCGATTATGGAGATTATGGCGGTACGCGACGGCGTACCCATCTACTACGTAACCAAGGGGCTGGAGTCTGCCGAATCGCTGAGCGTGGACGAACTGTGGCCCGGTGGCTCGACAGGGTTGAACCTGACGGGCGCGGGAATCACGCTTGGCGTGTGGGACGCCGGTTCTGTGGACCCGACCCATCCCGAGTTTCGGGGACGGTTGCGTATCCGCGACGGAGCGGAAGCCGACGACCATGGCACACATGTCGGCGGCATCATGGCGGCAGCTGGAGTCAATCCTGCGGCAAAGGGGATGGCTTACGCCGCGACGTTAGACAGCTATGACTGGAACAATGACTTTGCTGAGATGGCGGATGCTGCCCGGGCTGGATTGCTGGTGTCTAACCATTCGTATGGTCCTCCTGCAGGCTGGATACTGGATTTCATGTGGCTCGGCGATACCTCCATTAGCCAGCGAGAGGACTGGAAGTTCGGATATTACGGCGATTGGGATCGTACATGGGACGAGATTGCCTATAACGCCCCATACTACACCATTTGTGTGGCCTTAGGCAACGACCGGGGAGAAGGCCCCGTGTCTCAACCGGTGCAACATTACCACACCGACGGTCGCCTATACAACGATAGTCATGACATCGACGGTGGTGCAACGGGCTACGATACCACGCCCGTCGGAGCGACCGGCAAGAACTCTATCATAGTGGGCGCAGTGCATCCTATACCTGGCGGGTATGCAGGATCGGGTAGCGTGCGCATGAGCGATTTCAGCGGCTGGGGGCCCACCGATGATGGACGGATTAAGCCAGACCTCGTGGGTATCGGCGTCAAAGTCTTCTCTCCGGTGATTGGAGGATACGATATCTACGAAGGCACCTCCATGGCGGCGCCCAGCGTCGCCGGCGCACTCGGGTTGCTCATCCAGCACTACCGCCAGACACACGGCGGGACAAACATGCGCTCAGGCACCCTCAAGGCGCTGGCAATCCACACCGCCGATGAGTGCGGCCCCGCGGACGGACCAGACTACATGTTCGGCTGGGGCATTTTGAACGCCAGAACCGCCGCCGAGGTGATCTCACTCAGCGCGCGCAACCCCTATGCGATACAGGAGCGTACCCTGCGTAACGGCGAGACACATACCGTCCGCGTGGTGTCTGACGGAAGCCAGCCGCTGAAGGTGACCATCGTGTGGACGGACCCACCCGGTACGCCGCCTCCGGTGTCGCTGGACCCGCCCGACAGGATGCTGGTGAACGACCTCGACCTGCGCGTCACCAATGGAACCACTACCTACCTGCCCTGGGTGCTCAACCCGTTGAACCCCGCGGCTCCCGCTACCACCGGTGATAACGTGGTAGACAACGTGGAGCAGGTGGTCGTGCCCAACCCGCAGGCGGGCGTGTACACCATCACGGTGACGCATAAGGGCATCCTGCGCCCCGCGGGCAGGCAGGCGTACTCGATGATTGTGACCGGGGCGGTGACGCACACGCTGGACGTGACCTCGTCCGACCCCGATAGCGGCGTCGCCATCACCGTAACCCCCAACGACATCAACGGACAGGGCGACGGAACGACTCCTTTCAGCCGGGTGTATGACGGCGGTGTACAGGTGACACTGACCGCTCCCGCCACCGCACCCAACGATAACGTCTTCATCAAATGGGTGCGCAACGGAGCCGATTTCTCCACCAACCGCACCATCACCCTCACGATGGACGCCGACTACCAGCTGAAGGCGGTCTACGAGTTCATCTCGCCGGTGCCGGTGCTGCTGCAGCCTGCGCCGGGTGCGGTCGTCTCCCCGACGCCCACCTTCCGCATGAAAGCCACCTCCTCGCCCGGCTCCCGGATGAAGTATAAGGTGGTCATCTGGCGAGGGGACGAGCAGGTCGCTGTCTTCGACCAGACCACCGATACCACCGGCTGGAGCAAGCCGGACTACGCCAGCGGCGAGGAGGCGGCGCTGACGGTACCCGCCGCGCAAGCGTTGCCCAACGGTTCCCTGCAATGGCAGGCGTTCGCCTACGACGGCGTCCGCTGGAGCGAGGGCAGTGCAAAGCGCGCTATGGTGGTCAACCGAATGCCGGGTGCTCCCACGCTGATTAGCCCGGACGCGAATGCCATCGTACTGGGCACGCCGACCCTGAAGGTGCAGGCAAGCGACATCGACACTACCGATGTGCTGAAATTCCGGATTGTCTTCACGCGCGATAACACCACCGTCGCCACTTTTGACCAGACGGTGGACGCCACCGGCTGGAACAAGAGCGGCTATGCCAGCGGGGAAGAAGCCACGCTGACCATCCCTGCCAACCGTGCGCTCAACCCCGGTATCTACCAGTGGCAGGCGTTCGCTTACGACGGCAAGCAGTGGAGTGAAGGCAGCGAGAGCCGCACCATTATCGTCAACTCGCCGCCGGCTGCGCCCGAGCTGCTGGAGCCTGCGGGCAATGCCTTTGTGGCGTATACACCCACCTTCCGCCTGCGTGCCACCGACGCCAACAGCGATAGCCTGCAATACAAGATTGTGTTAAAGCAGGCGGGACAGGTCGTGGCGACCTTTGACCAGAGCGAGGACGCTACCGGCTGGAGCAAATCCAGCTACGCCAGCGGCGAGACGGCGGTCTTCACGGTACCGGCAGGAGCTGCGCTGACGAAGGGGGCGTACCAGTGGCAGGCGTTCGCCTACGACGGCAAGCAGTGGAGCAGCGGCAGCTGGGAGCGCAGCTTCACGGTGGACCAGGCTCCTGAAGCCCCGGAGATACTGGCCCCCGCGGCGGGCGCAGTCACCTCCGCAACGCCCGAGTTCCGCCTGCGAAGCACCGACGCCGACCTGTCGGACGGTCTGCGCTACAAACTGGTGCTCACTCGCGGCGGGCAGCAGGTAGCGGTGTATGACCAGACGGTGGACTCCACTGGCTGGAGCAAATCCAGCTACGACAGCGGCGAGACGGCGGTGTTCCGCGTGCCTGCCAGCAACGCGCTCAGCGCGGGAACCTACCAGCTGGTGGCTTACGCCAGTGACGGACAGCAATGGAGCAACTCGGCGAGCCGTTCGTTCAAGGTATCCGTCAGGGTACCCTCGCGTCTGGTGGGGGTTGGCACGTTCGCGGTGAACCTCGTGCTGCCCGATTCCAGCAAGGGCGGCATCGGCATCGCAGACGTGCCAGTGAAAGCATGGGATGCGGCTACCCAGTCCTACGTGGATGCGGGTAACAACCTGCTCGTCGGCGTGGGCTACTGGTTCAGCGCAGCGCAGCCGGTAACCGTCAGCCTCGCCGGCAACGAACTGCCCATCTCCTTCCCCATCGCCCTGCGACGCGGGTGGAACTTCATCGCCAGCACCTCCGCCAATCCCATCGTGTGGGATGTGGACGGCATCAAGGTGCGCCGACAAGGCGAGGAGGTCACCCTGCGTCAGGCGCGGCAGGCTGGCTGGATAGAAGACCACGCCTGGGGGTGGGTGCAGGACGGCGCGAATCCTGCTACCGGTCGCTACGTGCTGGTGTACGACCCGCTGCGCATCCCCGGCGCGGTCAACACCATCGAGCCGTGGCGAGGCTACTGGGTGTTCGCCCATGAGGAGTGCCAGCTGCTGCTCAATCCGTCGGACGGCATCATCCCCAACAGCACACGTGCTACCTCACAGCATACAGGCGCGTGGGCGGTACGCCTGCAGGTGCAGACCGCATCGGGCAGCGCAGAAGCGATCCTGGGAGCGAGTCGAGCCGATAGCATCACCATCGGTCTGCCGCCAGAGCCGCCGGTAACTTCTTCCGAACCAAAGCTGGTGCTCATGCGCGACGGCGAGCCGCTGGCGGTGGACGTGCGGGCGAACAGCCGCGCAAACTCACCGTGGGAGATAGAGGTTCACGTGCCCGCCAGCAGTGAGACCACTGCCACCCTGCAATGGCAGGGTGTGCATACCGCTCCTCGCACGGTCAACCCTGTTCTGGTAGACCTCCAAACCGGCGAACGCAAGTTCCTGCGCACCACCAGCCTGCACACCTTCGCGGTGAGCCGACAGGGAGGCGTGTACCGGTTCCGCGTCGAGATGACCCCGCAAGGTAGTCTGCTTCGCCTGTCACAGCTGCGGGTGAGCGGCGGACGGATCGCCGGAGGGAGTTACACCATCTCGTTCAACCTCAGTGCCAGCGCGCAGGTGGAGGTGAACGTCTTCTCCGCAGGCAAGCTGGTGCGCCGGCTGACGAATGGCGTGACGCGCTCGGCAGGAATTCAGCAAATCACCTGGGACGGACGCGATGCGAACGGCATTGCCCTGCCCGCCGGTAGCTACATCGTGGAAGTGAGAGCCACCGGCGTGGACGGGCAGGTGGTTCGCAGTGCGATACCCGTCACGTTGACACGGTGA